One window of the Dromaius novaehollandiae isolate bDroNov1 chromosome 25, bDroNov1.hap1, whole genome shotgun sequence genome contains the following:
- the TNFAIP8L1 gene encoding tumor necrosis factor alpha-induced protein 8-like protein 1 yields MDTFSTKSLALQAQKKLLSKMASKTMVNVFIDDTSSEILDELYRATKEYTRNRKEAQKIIKNLIKIVMKLGVLYRNGQFSPEELLVMERFRKKVHTLAMTAVSFHQIDFTFDRRVMSGVLTECRDLLHQAVNTHLTAKSHSRINHVFNHFADYEFLSALYGPAEPYRSHLKRICEGVNKMLEEENI; encoded by the coding sequence ATGGACACCTTCAGCACCAAGAGCTTGGCCCTGCAGGCCCAGAAGAAGCTCTTGAGCAAAATGGCTTCCAAGACCATGGTCAACGTCTTCATCGACGACACAAGCAGCGAAATCTTGGACGAGCTCTACCGGGCCACCAAGGAGTACACCCGCAACCGCAAAGAGGCCCAGAAGATCATCAAAAACCTCATCAAGATCGTCATGAAGCTGGGCGTGCTGTACCGCAACGGGCAGTTCAGCCCCGAGGAGCTGCTGGTGATGGAGCGCTTCCGCAAGAAGGTGCACACCTTGGCCATGACGGCTGTCAGCTTCCACCAAATAGACTTCACCTTCGACCGCAGGGTCATGTCGGGTGTGCTCACGGAGTGCCGGGACCTGCTGCACCAGGCTGTCAACACCCATCTGACTGCCAAATCGCACTCCCGCATCAACCACGTCTTCAACCACTTTGCGGACTATGAGTTCCTCTCGGCCCTGTACGGGCCCGCCGAGCCCTACCGCAGCCACCTGAAGAGGATCTGCGAGGGGGTTAACAAGATGCTGGAGGAGGAAAACATATGA